Proteins encoded together in one Anguilla anguilla isolate fAngAng1 chromosome 9, fAngAng1.pri, whole genome shotgun sequence window:
- the LOC118235436 gene encoding protocadherin alpha-C2-like isoform X18, whose amino-acid sequence MARAGGCSSIQKNVPLSFLIYLFFSGLASAQVRYSVTEELEHGTVVGDIVQDLGLDIRKLPARNIRIIYTSATRYFDINPKNGKLTVNERIDRETLCDLSATCYLNLEVVAENPSEVYNVEVQVLDANDNAPQFPRDEYQLEISESALPGSRFPIESPQDQDLGSNSVRLYQLSPNDHFALDSNKPSLNSRPIELVLKNSLDREKAASHQLSLAAADGGTPARTGTAKIYIRVLDSNDNVPVFDSSVYKVKLLENSPKDTLVIKLNATDLDEGSNGQVIYSFSSYTPERVRQVFSMDPATGQIRVRSQVDYEETSSYEMYVQAMDKGAGAVAVHCKVVVEVVDVNDNVPEIVLSSLSSPVREDARADTVVALISVTDRDSGPNKQVSLEIPPGLPFKVKSFRNYYTLVTSAFLDRETTAAYNVTLSATDSGTPPLSSQKTIQVDVADVNDNPPRFEQTSYTVYVAENNAPGASLCTLRAQDADVNENARVTYTVLNDNNHGVPVTAYVSVRADSGEAYALRSFDYETLREFHFQVKAQDGGVPPLSRVATVYLYVTDQNDHAPEISHPPSNSSRSPETVLKNAEAGQLVTKVLAYDADAGRNAWLLFALEHATDPDLFKVHEHTGEIRTTRKIVEDNSTFFSLTVLVRDSGRPALSASVTVNVAVMEVPPKVAPDPRKIVRPHGTLLFSSVTLYLIVALSATTFVFLLTVMVLAVVRCHAYCAQAGTCCPCCVWQKAGGTGGGASGQQTSNNVVLRRDLKVEPHYIEVRGNGSLTKTYCYKTCLTATSGSDTFMFYNTGCPPGATMGSERFFTGQSGQMFVRRLSMPDAALQPKAPNADWRYSASLRAGMQRSALPSPSGSCSTLGAHGGVISDAGSSGCSGAELAHRVQRSWRC is encoded by the exons ATGGCTCGTGCAGGGGGATGTAGCAGCATACAGAAGAATGTGCCTCTTTCctttttgatatatttattttttagtggCCTTGCGTCTGCACAGGTTCGATATTCTGTTACTGAGGAATTGGAACACGGAACTGTCGTTGGAGATATCGTGCAGGATTTGGGGTTAGATATTCGAAAGCTACCCGCCCGAAACATAAGGATAATCTATACAAGCGCGACGCGATATTTCGATATCAACCCTAAAAATGGGAAACTGACTGTTAATGAAAGAATCGACAGGGAGACGCTTTGCGATTTAAGCGCCACCTGCTATTTGAATCTGGAGGTCGTGGCTGAGAACCCGTCGGAAGTGTACAATGTGGAGGTGCAGGTACTCGACGCGAATGACAATGCGCCGCAGTTCCCCAGAGACGAATATCAACTGGAAATATCAGAATCGGCTTTGCCTGGGTCGCGCTTTCCTATCGAGAGCCCGCAGGATCAGGACCTGGGGTCTAATTCCGTCCGGCTGTACCAGCTGAGCCCAAACGACCACTTCGCGCTGGACTCCAACAAGCCCTCCCTGAACAGCAGACCGATTGAGCTCGTGCTTAAAAATTCTCTGGATCGCGAGAAGGCGGCTTCCCACCAGCTGAGTCTCGCCGCGGCAGATGGCGGCACTCCCGCCAGAACAGGTACTGCAAAAATATACATTCGGGTCTTGGATTCAAACGACAACGTGCCAGTGTTTGACAGTTCTGTGTACAAAGTGAAATTGTTAGAAAACTCTCCTAAGGACACGCTGGTGATTAAGCTGAATGCCACTGATCTGGATGAGGGTTCGAACGGACAGGTGATCTACTCGTTCAGCAGCTACACCCCGGAGAGGGTGCGCCAGGTGTTCAGCATGGACCCCGCCACCGGCCAGATCCGCGTGCGGAGCCAGGTGGACTACGAGGAGACCAGCTCCTACGAGATGTACGTGCAGGCCATGGacaagggggcgggggcggtggcaGTGCACTGcaaggtggtggtggaggtggtggacgTGAACGACAACGTGCCTGAGATCGTCCTGTCCTCGCTGTCCAGCCCGGTGCGGGAGGACGCGCGCGCCGACACGGTGGTGGCCCTGATCAGCGTGACGGATCGCGACTCCGGCCCCAACAAGCAGGTGAGCCTGGAGATCCCCCCGGGCCTGCCCTTCAAGGTCAAGTCCTTCAGGAACTACTACACGCTGGTGACCTCCGCCTTCCTGGACCGCGAGACCACCGCCGCCTACAACGTGACGCTCAGCGCCACCGACTCAGggaccccgcccctctcctcccagaAGACCATCCAGGTGGACGTGGCGGACGTGAATGACAACCCGCCGCGCTTCGAGCAGACGTCCTACACGGTGTACGTGGCGGAGAACAACGCGCCGGGCGCCTCCCTGTGCACGCTGCGCGCTCAAGACGCCGACGTCAACGAGAACGCCCGCGTCACCTACACCGTGCTCAACGACAACAACCACGGCGTTCCCGTCACCGCCTATGTGTCGGTGCGGGCGGACTCGGGCGAGGCCTACGCCCTGCGCTCCTTCGACTACGAGACGCTGCGCGAGTTCCACTTCCAGGTGAAGGCGCAGGACGGCGGGGTGCCGCCGCTGAGCCGCGTGGCCACCGTCTACCTGTACGTGACGGACCAGAACGACCACGCCCCCGAGATCTCGCACCCGCCCAGCAACAGCTCGCGCAGCCCGGAGACGGTGCTGAAGAACGCGGAGGCGGGGCAGCTGGTCACCAAGGTGCTGGCGTACGACGCGGACGCCGGGCGCAACGCCTGGCTGCTGTTTGCGCTGGAGCACGCCACCGACCCCGACCTCTTCAAGGTGCACGAGCACACCGGCGAGATCCGCACCACCCGCAAGATCGTGGAGGACAACTCCACCTTCTTCAGCCTGACGGTGCTTGTGCGGGACAGCGGGCGGCCCGCCCTGTCCGCCTCCGTCACCGTCAACGTGGCCGTGATGGAGGTCCCGCCCAAGGTAGCGCCCGACCCGCGCAAGATCGTCCGGCCGCACGGCACGCTGCTCTTCTCCAGCGTCACGCTCTACCTGATCGTGGCGCTCAGCGCCACCACCTTCGTCTTCCTGCTGACGGTGATGGTGCTGGCCGTGGTGCGCTGCCACGCCTACTGCGCCCAGGCGGGCACCTGCTGCCCGTGCTGCGTGTGGCAGAAGGCCGGGGgcacggggggcggggccagcggccAGCAGACCAGTAATAACGTGGTGCTGCGGCGGGACCTGAAGGTGGAGCCGCACTACATCGAGGTGCGGGGCAATGGCTCCCTCACCAAGACCTACTGCTACAAGACCTGCCTGACCGCCACCTCCGGCAGCGACACCTTCATGTTCTACAACACGGGCTGCCCCCCCGGCGCCACCATGGGCTCCGAGCGCTTCTTCACCGGCCAGAGTGGCCAGATGTTTGTACGCCGCCTAAGCATGCCCGACGCCGCGCTGCag ccAAAGGCTCCTAATGCAGACTGGCGGTACTCAGCCTCTCTTCGGGCGGGAATGCAGAGGTCAGCACTTCCATCTCCTTCTGGATCATGCAGCACG CTCGGTGCACATGGAGGAGTCATCAGTGATGCAGGGAGCTCAGGGTGTTCTGGTGCAGAACTGGCCCACCGTGTCCAGCGCAGCTGGAG ATGCTGA
- the LOC118235436 gene encoding protocadherin alpha-C2-like isoform X2, with amino-acid sequence MARAGGCSSIQKNVPLSFLIYLFFSGLASAQVRYSVTEELEHGTVVGDIVQDLGLDIRKLPARNIRIIYTSATRYFDINPKNGKLTVNERIDRETLCDLSATCYLNLEVVAENPSEVYNVEVQVLDANDNAPQFPRDEYQLEISESALPGSRFPIESPQDQDLGSNSVRLYQLSPNDHFALDSNKPSLNSRPIELVLKNSLDREKAASHQLSLAAADGGTPARTGTAKIYIRVLDSNDNVPVFDSSVYKVKLLENSPKDTLVIKLNATDLDEGSNGQVIYSFSSYTPERVRQVFSMDPATGQIRVRSQVDYEETSSYEMYVQAMDKGAGAVAVHCKVVVEVVDVNDNVPEIVLSSLSSPVREDARADTVVALISVTDRDSGPNKQVSLEIPPGLPFKVKSFRNYYTLVTSAFLDRETTAAYNVTLSATDSGTPPLSSQKTIQVDVADVNDNPPRFEQTSYTVYVAENNAPGASLCTLRAQDADVNENARVTYTVLNDNNHGVPVTAYVSVRADSGEAYALRSFDYETLREFHFQVKAQDGGVPPLSRVATVYLYVTDQNDHAPEISHPPSNSSRSPETVLKNAEAGQLVTKVLAYDADAGRNAWLLFALEHATDPDLFKVHEHTGEIRTTRKIVEDNSTFFSLTVLVRDSGRPALSASVTVNVAVMEVPPKVAPDPRKIVRPHGTLLFSSVTLYLIVALSATTFVFLLTVMVLAVVRCHAYCAQAGTCCPCCVWQKAGGTGGGASGQQTSNNVVLRRDLKVEPHYIEVRGNGSLTKTYCYKTCLTATSGSDTFMFYNTGCPPGATMGSERFFTGQSGQIQRLLMQTGGTQPLFGRECRGQHFHLLLDHAARSVHMEESSVMQGAQGVLVQNWPTVSSAAGDAEGGEVSPPVGAGMNSNSWHYRYGPGPGYPPQALKPGEVPEAFIIPGSPAIISIRQDQGGPDDKSDFITFGKKEEAKKKKKKKKGKEKKEKGKDGEEE; translated from the exons ATGGCTCGTGCAGGGGGATGTAGCAGCATACAGAAGAATGTGCCTCTTTCctttttgatatatttattttttagtggCCTTGCGTCTGCACAGGTTCGATATTCTGTTACTGAGGAATTGGAACACGGAACTGTCGTTGGAGATATCGTGCAGGATTTGGGGTTAGATATTCGAAAGCTACCCGCCCGAAACATAAGGATAATCTATACAAGCGCGACGCGATATTTCGATATCAACCCTAAAAATGGGAAACTGACTGTTAATGAAAGAATCGACAGGGAGACGCTTTGCGATTTAAGCGCCACCTGCTATTTGAATCTGGAGGTCGTGGCTGAGAACCCGTCGGAAGTGTACAATGTGGAGGTGCAGGTACTCGACGCGAATGACAATGCGCCGCAGTTCCCCAGAGACGAATATCAACTGGAAATATCAGAATCGGCTTTGCCTGGGTCGCGCTTTCCTATCGAGAGCCCGCAGGATCAGGACCTGGGGTCTAATTCCGTCCGGCTGTACCAGCTGAGCCCAAACGACCACTTCGCGCTGGACTCCAACAAGCCCTCCCTGAACAGCAGACCGATTGAGCTCGTGCTTAAAAATTCTCTGGATCGCGAGAAGGCGGCTTCCCACCAGCTGAGTCTCGCCGCGGCAGATGGCGGCACTCCCGCCAGAACAGGTACTGCAAAAATATACATTCGGGTCTTGGATTCAAACGACAACGTGCCAGTGTTTGACAGTTCTGTGTACAAAGTGAAATTGTTAGAAAACTCTCCTAAGGACACGCTGGTGATTAAGCTGAATGCCACTGATCTGGATGAGGGTTCGAACGGACAGGTGATCTACTCGTTCAGCAGCTACACCCCGGAGAGGGTGCGCCAGGTGTTCAGCATGGACCCCGCCACCGGCCAGATCCGCGTGCGGAGCCAGGTGGACTACGAGGAGACCAGCTCCTACGAGATGTACGTGCAGGCCATGGacaagggggcgggggcggtggcaGTGCACTGcaaggtggtggtggaggtggtggacgTGAACGACAACGTGCCTGAGATCGTCCTGTCCTCGCTGTCCAGCCCGGTGCGGGAGGACGCGCGCGCCGACACGGTGGTGGCCCTGATCAGCGTGACGGATCGCGACTCCGGCCCCAACAAGCAGGTGAGCCTGGAGATCCCCCCGGGCCTGCCCTTCAAGGTCAAGTCCTTCAGGAACTACTACACGCTGGTGACCTCCGCCTTCCTGGACCGCGAGACCACCGCCGCCTACAACGTGACGCTCAGCGCCACCGACTCAGggaccccgcccctctcctcccagaAGACCATCCAGGTGGACGTGGCGGACGTGAATGACAACCCGCCGCGCTTCGAGCAGACGTCCTACACGGTGTACGTGGCGGAGAACAACGCGCCGGGCGCCTCCCTGTGCACGCTGCGCGCTCAAGACGCCGACGTCAACGAGAACGCCCGCGTCACCTACACCGTGCTCAACGACAACAACCACGGCGTTCCCGTCACCGCCTATGTGTCGGTGCGGGCGGACTCGGGCGAGGCCTACGCCCTGCGCTCCTTCGACTACGAGACGCTGCGCGAGTTCCACTTCCAGGTGAAGGCGCAGGACGGCGGGGTGCCGCCGCTGAGCCGCGTGGCCACCGTCTACCTGTACGTGACGGACCAGAACGACCACGCCCCCGAGATCTCGCACCCGCCCAGCAACAGCTCGCGCAGCCCGGAGACGGTGCTGAAGAACGCGGAGGCGGGGCAGCTGGTCACCAAGGTGCTGGCGTACGACGCGGACGCCGGGCGCAACGCCTGGCTGCTGTTTGCGCTGGAGCACGCCACCGACCCCGACCTCTTCAAGGTGCACGAGCACACCGGCGAGATCCGCACCACCCGCAAGATCGTGGAGGACAACTCCACCTTCTTCAGCCTGACGGTGCTTGTGCGGGACAGCGGGCGGCCCGCCCTGTCCGCCTCCGTCACCGTCAACGTGGCCGTGATGGAGGTCCCGCCCAAGGTAGCGCCCGACCCGCGCAAGATCGTCCGGCCGCACGGCACGCTGCTCTTCTCCAGCGTCACGCTCTACCTGATCGTGGCGCTCAGCGCCACCACCTTCGTCTTCCTGCTGACGGTGATGGTGCTGGCCGTGGTGCGCTGCCACGCCTACTGCGCCCAGGCGGGCACCTGCTGCCCGTGCTGCGTGTGGCAGAAGGCCGGGGgcacggggggcggggccagcggccAGCAGACCAGTAATAACGTGGTGCTGCGGCGGGACCTGAAGGTGGAGCCGCACTACATCGAGGTGCGGGGCAATGGCTCCCTCACCAAGACCTACTGCTACAAGACCTGCCTGACCGCCACCTCCGGCAGCGACACCTTCATGTTCTACAACACGGGCTGCCCCCCCGGCGCCACCATGGGCTCCGAGCGCTTCTTCACCGGCCAGAGTGGCCAGAT ccAAAGGCTCCTAATGCAGACTGGCGGTACTCAGCCTCTCTTCGGGCGGGAATGCAGAGGTCAGCACTTCCATCTCCTTCTGGATCATGCAGCACG CTCGGTGCACATGGAGGAGTCATCAGTGATGCAGGGAGCTCAGGGTGTTCTGGTGCAGAACTGGCCCACCGTGTCCAGCGCAGCTGGAG ATGCTGAGGGGGGTGAGGTGTCGCCCCCTGTAGGTGCGGGGATGAACAGTAACAGCTGGCACTACCGTTACGGGCCGGGCCCAGGGTACCCGCCACAGGCCCTGAAGCCGGGCGAGGTTCCGGAAGCCTTCATCATCCCCGGGTCCCCCGCCATCATCTCCATTCGGCAGGACCAGGGCGGGCCCGACGACAAGAGCGACTTCATCACCTTCGGGAAGAAGGAGGAggccaagaagaagaagaagaagaagaagggaaaggaaaagaaagagaagggaaaGGATGGGGAGGAGGAATAA